In one Rhizobium lentis genomic region, the following are encoded:
- a CDS encoding 3-hydroxybutyrate dehydrogenase, with amino-acid sequence MLNAFDPVTDTLVGRRPLEGRSAIVTGSTSGIGLGIAHALARAGAAVMLNGFGDPAEIEMLRDGIATDNDVDVAYDAADMSKPEAIRMMVERAVARFGQVDIVVNNAGIQHVSPLGKFPPEKWDAILAINLSSAFHLVQATFDNMCANRYGRIVNVASAHGLVASPFKSAYVAAKHGIVGFTKTIALEGAEYGVTSNAICPGYVWTPLVEHQIEDQAKSHNIPRDAVIRDVFLKDQPTRRFATVEEMGALAVFLCSDLAGSITGTAIPVDGGWTAH; translated from the coding sequence ATGCTGAACGCCTTTGATCCCGTAACTGATACTCTCGTTGGCCGCAGGCCCTTGGAAGGGCGTAGCGCCATAGTCACTGGCTCGACCAGCGGGATCGGCCTTGGCATTGCACATGCGCTTGCAAGGGCGGGGGCCGCCGTGATGTTGAACGGCTTCGGCGACCCTGCCGAGATCGAGATGCTGCGCGACGGCATTGCCACCGATAACGACGTCGATGTTGCCTATGACGCCGCTGACATGTCGAAGCCGGAAGCGATCCGCATGATGGTCGAGAGGGCGGTCGCCCGTTTTGGGCAGGTGGACATTGTCGTCAACAATGCCGGCATCCAGCATGTTTCGCCACTCGGAAAGTTTCCGCCGGAAAAGTGGGACGCGATACTTGCTATCAATCTTTCCTCAGCCTTCCATCTCGTTCAAGCGACGTTCGACAACATGTGCGCCAACCGCTATGGCCGGATCGTCAACGTTGCCTCCGCCCATGGATTGGTCGCGTCCCCCTTCAAATCCGCCTATGTGGCGGCAAAACACGGCATTGTCGGCTTCACCAAAACGATTGCGCTCGAAGGCGCGGAATACGGGGTGACATCCAATGCGATCTGCCCCGGCTACGTCTGGACGCCGCTTGTCGAACACCAGATCGAGGATCAGGCGAAGTCGCACAACATCCCGCGGGACGCGGTGATCCGCGACGTCTTCCTGAAGGACCAGCCGACGAGGCGCTTTGCCACCGTCGAGGAAATGGGCGCGCTTGCCGTCTTTCTCTGCAGCGATCTTGCCGGATCGATCACAGGCACGGCGATCCCTGTCGACGGCGGCTGGACTGCCCACTGA
- a CDS encoding MFS transporter — protein sequence MTDIEQPLTASVQERRTIHADSWRFGLIALIAFLTLVDLFAAQAVLPSLVERFQVSRATMGFAVNASTLGMALAGLLVAFVGSGLDRRNGIWISLAILSVPTTLLAFTDNIIVFAALRVLQGLCMSTAFTLTAAYLSEHFSAGKASTALAAYVTGNVASNLFGRMLSAAVAGIGGLSINFLVFAALNLLGAALVWFTLKRTTSMMRSDDRGNLTMRIWGGHLADPKLRRVFAIGFLILFVFIGTYTYVNFRIVTLGVRPMALGLVYLVFLPSIFTTPFAGRLASAVGPATGIVLTLAIAIVGLVALLSAYLPVILIGLTLVAVGTFLAQAMATGVVGQHARGDKAGASGIYLASYYTGGMAGSVVLGQVYDHVGWNASVYVLIAALAVAMLLAGSLSAPHR from the coding sequence ATGACCGACATCGAACAGCCGCTCACGGCATCCGTTCAAGAGCGCCGGACCATTCACGCCGACAGTTGGCGCTTTGGACTGATCGCACTCATCGCCTTTTTGACCTTGGTCGACCTCTTTGCGGCGCAAGCCGTATTGCCTTCTCTGGTCGAGAGGTTTCAGGTCAGCCGCGCAACGATGGGTTTCGCCGTCAATGCCAGCACCCTCGGTATGGCGCTCGCCGGTCTGCTCGTCGCCTTCGTCGGCAGCGGCCTGGACCGGCGCAACGGCATCTGGATCAGCCTCGCGATCCTGTCCGTGCCAACGACGCTTCTGGCATTTACCGACAACATCATCGTCTTTGCCGCGCTGCGAGTACTTCAGGGGCTTTGCATGTCGACGGCCTTCACGCTGACGGCCGCCTATCTGTCGGAGCATTTCTCCGCCGGAAAGGCCTCCACGGCCCTAGCCGCCTATGTCACCGGCAATGTTGCCAGCAACCTCTTCGGCCGCATGCTGTCCGCTGCCGTCGCAGGCATTGGCGGCCTCTCGATAAATTTTCTGGTGTTTGCCGCCCTCAACCTCCTCGGCGCCGCCCTGGTTTGGTTCACGCTCAAAAGGACGACCAGCATGATGCGGAGCGATGATCGCGGGAACCTCACCATGCGCATCTGGGGCGGACATCTTGCCGATCCAAAGCTGCGACGCGTCTTCGCTATCGGCTTCCTCATCCTCTTCGTGTTCATCGGCACCTACACCTATGTCAACTTTCGGATTGTCACCCTCGGGGTACGCCCGATGGCGCTCGGCCTTGTCTATCTCGTCTTCCTTCCGTCGATCTTCACCACGCCTTTCGCCGGCAGGCTCGCAAGCGCTGTGGGGCCGGCAACCGGAATCGTGCTGACGCTTGCGATTGCCATCGTCGGACTCGTCGCGCTTCTCAGTGCGTATTTGCCGGTCATCCTGATCGGTTTGACACTGGTGGCGGTCGGCACCTTCCTCGCACAGGCAATGGCAACCGGCGTCGTCGGTCAACATGCCAGGGGCGACAAGGCTGGAGCGAGCGGCATCTACCTCGCATCCTACTATACCGGAGGCATGGCCGGCAGTGTGGTTCTCGGTCAGGTCTACGATCACGTCGGCTGGAACGCATCCGTCTACGTGCTTATCGCAGCTCTGGCGGTAGCGATGCTGCTCGCGGGTTCGCTAAGCGCCCCGCACCGATAG
- a CDS encoding LysR family transcriptional regulator: MDIHHIRYFLAVCETRNFTRAAEKCNVTQPALSRAIQQLEDEVGGLMFRRERNLTHITDLGNLLRPRFQQIQDELMGVRTEASRFLCLSEAPLKVGIMCTIGPRRFTGLLTDFNMRHKGIQLQLIEGVPARLSDLLETGEIDVALMSTATSFPERFDVTSLFRERFMLAFPAGHRLGQYDAIPIAAIDGEIYLRRVNCEYWDYLTDLCNAQGVKTLVSYSSEREDWIQNLVAGGLGICFIPEYSAVIPGLQVRPVADPEVSREVCLVTVAGRRFSPAVSVFVGAVKSYGWASATGRSH; the protein is encoded by the coding sequence ATGGATATTCACCATATAAGGTATTTCCTGGCGGTGTGTGAAACGCGAAACTTCACGCGCGCAGCCGAAAAGTGCAATGTTACTCAGCCAGCGCTCAGTCGCGCCATCCAGCAGCTGGAGGATGAGGTGGGCGGCCTGATGTTCCGTCGGGAGCGCAATCTCACCCACATAACAGATCTCGGGAACCTTCTTCGCCCACGATTCCAGCAGATCCAGGACGAGTTGATGGGTGTGCGCACCGAGGCTTCGCGATTTCTCTGTCTTAGTGAAGCACCGCTCAAGGTCGGCATCATGTGCACGATCGGACCGCGCCGGTTCACCGGTCTGCTCACCGACTTCAACATGCGCCACAAGGGAATCCAGCTGCAACTGATCGAGGGCGTGCCCGCCCGATTGTCCGATCTGCTGGAGACCGGCGAAATCGATGTGGCGCTGATGTCGACGGCAACGAGCTTTCCGGAACGCTTCGACGTGACCTCGCTCTTTCGCGAGAGGTTCATGCTCGCTTTCCCCGCCGGCCATCGCCTCGGCCAATATGATGCCATTCCCATAGCGGCGATCGACGGTGAGATCTATCTGCGTCGTGTCAACTGCGAATATTGGGATTACCTCACGGATCTCTGCAACGCACAAGGCGTGAAGACCCTCGTTTCCTACTCCAGCGAGCGCGAAGACTGGATCCAGAACCTGGTCGCCGGTGGTCTTGGTATCTGTTTCATCCCCGAATACAGCGCGGTTATCCCAGGCTTGCAGGTGCGACCTGTCGCGGACCCGGAAGTTTCGCGGGAGGTCTGCCTCGTGACGGTCGCGGGTCGTCGCTTCTCCCCGGCGGTTTCAGTCTTTGTCGGCGCCGTGAAATCCTACGGCTGGGCGAGCGCGACAGGCCGTTCGCACTGA
- a CDS encoding redoxin domain-containing protein encodes MSTSSVDRPLQPGERAPNVIFDAISREGKIALDDFRGRSPLLIGLFRGLHCPFCRRHVSAMAQLNPALKEKGIECLAVVKTPVERARLYFRYHPLPGLLSASDPEGASHRAFGLPILEFTENETEWPHKLGMDAVMAMRIDLPGELPVPMNPPAAGDFLEKKDRYEITAADRQIMIAGHMPLIGEFLLDREGTVRWSFTEAEEEGQNICRAPSAEELMSAASQVAHR; translated from the coding sequence ATGTCCACGAGTAGTGTCGACCGCCCGCTGCAGCCGGGCGAACGGGCACCGAATGTTATATTCGACGCGATCTCGCGCGAAGGCAAGATCGCGCTTGATGATTTTCGAGGCCGCAGCCCGTTACTGATCGGTTTGTTTCGAGGCCTACACTGTCCGTTCTGCCGGCGTCATGTCTCGGCGATGGCGCAACTCAACCCGGCCCTTAAGGAGAAAGGCATCGAATGTCTCGCCGTGGTCAAGACGCCAGTCGAGCGGGCGCGGCTCTACTTCCGCTACCATCCGCTACCCGGCCTTCTTAGCGCATCCGACCCGGAGGGGGCTTCGCATCGCGCCTTTGGTCTACCCATCCTCGAGTTCACGGAGAATGAAACCGAATGGCCGCACAAGCTCGGAATGGACGCGGTCATGGCAATGCGGATCGATCTGCCCGGGGAATTGCCCGTGCCGATGAACCCGCCTGCAGCGGGCGACTTTCTTGAAAAAAAGGACCGGTATGAAATTACGGCGGCCGACCGGCAGATTATGATCGCCGGTCACATGCCGCTTATCGGCGAGTTCCTGCTCGATCGGGAAGGCACTGTGCGCTGGAGTTTTACAGAAGCCGAAGAGGAAGGCCAAAATATATGCCGGGCGCCGAGTGCCGAAGAATTGATGTCAGCAGCGTCCCAAGTCGCACATCGATAA
- a CDS encoding DUF302 domain-containing protein, with translation MQRMIRLLFMAALSLAGILSASATIVQAGARDGVVVLKSRYSVDETVTKIKGSVAEKGIMLFDDIDQARLGNAAGNKVRPSRLILFGNPALGTTFITANPVAGLDWPVRVLVYEAKDGTVRVAYTDFNWIARRHGITSREKEFKMASEVIKAVTDPVHQ, from the coding sequence ATGCAAAGAATGATCAGACTATTGTTCATGGCCGCGCTTTCATTGGCAGGAATTCTGTCGGCATCAGCCACTATCGTCCAGGCAGGTGCCCGGGACGGTGTCGTTGTTCTGAAGAGTCGCTATTCGGTCGACGAGACTGTCACAAAGATCAAAGGCAGCGTCGCAGAGAAGGGCATAATGCTGTTCGATGATATCGATCAAGCAAGGCTCGGCAACGCGGCTGGCAACAAGGTCCGTCCATCGCGGCTGATCCTGTTCGGCAATCCGGCGCTCGGAACGACGTTCATCACCGCAAATCCAGTGGCCGGGCTCGATTGGCCCGTCAGAGTTCTCGTTTACGAAGCGAAGGATGGAACGGTCCGTGTTGCCTATACGGATTTTAACTGGATCGCGCGACGCCATGGCATCACCAGCCGGGAGAAGGAGTTCAAGATGGCGTCCGAGGTCATCAAAGCGGTGACGGATCCGGTCCATCAATGA
- a CDS encoding cupin domain-containing protein — translation MKPVLKIDRMSLAALAFAAVVLGAGLPAASAMAGECPADQVTEDGMKPGPMMPKGVSDSVVKTIDLSSKGEAWKGSILRMRKLVVQPGGIVPWHSHEMRPANILIISGSITEYSSTCKVPILHKKGEVTAEFGHLSHWWKNNGKASAVLYSSDILSPGNAHR, via the coding sequence ATGAAGCCCGTATTGAAAATCGACCGCATGTCCCTCGCCGCTCTCGCATTCGCTGCAGTGGTCCTCGGCGCCGGCCTGCCCGCCGCGTCCGCCATGGCGGGCGAATGCCCGGCTGATCAGGTCACTGAAGATGGCATGAAGCCTGGCCCGATGATGCCGAAGGGCGTCTCCGACAGCGTCGTCAAGACAATCGATCTCTCGTCCAAGGGCGAAGCCTGGAAGGGCAGCATACTGCGCATGCGCAAGCTCGTCGTGCAGCCGGGCGGCATCGTTCCCTGGCATTCGCACGAGATGCGCCCGGCCAATATCCTGATCATCTCCGGCTCGATCACGGAATACAGCAGCACCTGCAAGGTGCCGATCCTGCACAAGAAGGGCGAGGTGACGGCCGAGTTTGGACATCTCTCCCATTGGTGGAAGAACAATGGCAAGGCTTCGGCCGTGCTCTATTCCTCCGACATACTGAGCCCCGGAAATGCACACCGATGA
- a CDS encoding patatin-like phospholipase family protein, with the protein MNKHVGAKLKMQPDSSLAEREPRTINLALQGGGAHGAFTWGVLDRLLDEPSLSFEGIVATSAGAMNAAVAAYGLAEGGRSGAQTALANFWRRVSHAAASGPLQPTLLDRLTGSKSLEFSPAFIMFDLVTRLMSPYQFNPFNFNPLRQVLEQSIDLEAIRMARCPVKLSICATNVRTGKVKVFGNDELSIDAIMASACLPFLFQAVEIGGEAYWDGGYMGNPAIFPLIYGCDTPDVIVVHINPIERTELPRTAGEILNRINEISFNSSLLREMRAVAFVTQLIDTAATPPSNLKRIFVHGISDDEAMKNLSVASKLNADWGALMDLRDRGRRCADLWLQTNYQDIGKRSTVDVRERYL; encoded by the coding sequence GTGAACAAACATGTGGGTGCAAAGCTCAAAATGCAGCCCGACTCTTCGCTCGCCGAGCGGGAGCCGCGGACGATCAATCTTGCGCTGCAGGGCGGCGGCGCGCATGGCGCCTTTACGTGGGGAGTGCTCGACCGGCTGCTGGACGAGCCGAGCCTTTCATTTGAAGGCATTGTGGCGACCAGCGCAGGCGCTATGAATGCTGCGGTCGCAGCCTATGGCCTCGCCGAGGGCGGGCGCAGCGGAGCACAGACCGCGCTTGCCAATTTCTGGCGCCGCGTCAGCCATGCAGCCGCATCCGGACCTTTGCAGCCAACCCTGCTCGACCGCCTGACAGGCTCCAAATCGTTGGAATTCTCGCCGGCCTTCATCATGTTCGACCTGGTGACACGGCTGATGTCGCCTTACCAGTTCAACCCCTTCAATTTCAATCCCCTGCGGCAGGTGCTGGAACAGTCGATCGATCTGGAGGCAATCCGGATGGCACGCTGCCCTGTCAAGCTCAGCATCTGTGCCACAAACGTTCGCACCGGCAAGGTAAAGGTGTTCGGGAACGACGAACTCTCGATCGATGCCATCATGGCGTCAGCCTGTCTGCCATTCTTGTTCCAAGCGGTGGAAATCGGAGGGGAAGCCTATTGGGACGGTGGCTATATGGGTAATCCCGCGATCTTCCCGCTGATTTACGGCTGCGACACGCCCGACGTGATCGTGGTTCACATAAATCCGATTGAACGAACGGAACTGCCGCGCACGGCTGGAGAGATTCTCAATCGAATCAATGAGATCAGTTTCAATTCGTCATTGCTGAGGGAAATGCGTGCGGTGGCCTTCGTCACACAGCTGATCGACACGGCAGCGACGCCGCCTTCCAATCTCAAGCGCATTTTCGTGCACGGTATCTCAGACGACGAGGCGATGAAAAACCTCAGCGTCGCGAGCAAGCTGAACGCCGACTGGGGAGCGCTCATGGACTTGAGGGATCGCGGCCGCCGATGCGCTGACCTCTGGCTGCAAACGAATTACCAGGATATCGGCAAACGATCGACAGTGGACGTCCGCGAACGCTATCTCTGA